One window from the genome of Salvia miltiorrhiza cultivar Shanhuang (shh) chromosome 7, IMPLAD_Smil_shh, whole genome shotgun sequence encodes:
- the LOC130991971 gene encoding LOW QUALITY PROTEIN: copper transporter 1-like (The sequence of the model RefSeq protein was modified relative to this genomic sequence to represent the inferred CDS: deleted 2 bases in 1 codon) has protein sequence MNNGGGHMEGMAPPAPATQRRRMMMHMTFFWGKDTEILFDGWPGRDHLGMYLLALAVIFSVAVAVEWFSHCSVLKEKRPAAGLLQTLMYSLRIGLAYLVMLAIMSFNGGVFVVAVAGHAVGFFFFGSRAFRKQTADSDLPPVNCC, from the exons ATGAACAACGGTGGTGGGCACATGGAAGGCATGGCGCCGCCGGCACCGGCGACGCAGCGGCGGCGCATGATGATGCACATGACCTTCTTCTGGGGCAAA GACACCGAGATTCTGTTCGACGGGTGGCCCGGCCGCGACCATCTGGGCATGTATCTGTTGGCGCTGGCGGTCATCTTCtccgtcgccgtcgccgtcgaGTGGTTCTCCCACTGCAGCGTTTTGAAGGAGAAGCGGCCGGCGGCGGGGCTGCTGCAGACGCTAATGTACTCGCTCAGGATAGGCCTCGCCTATCTGGTCATGCTGGCCATCATGTCCTTCAACGGCGGCGTTTTTGTGGTCGCCGTCGCCGGACATGCCGTCGGGTTTTTCTTCTTCGGGAGTAGGGCTTTTAGGAAGCAGACGGCGGATTCCGATCTGCCGCCGGTGAATTGCTGCTGA
- the LOC130991970 gene encoding uncharacterized protein LOC130991970 gives MKKEDTVMLISAEGFEFVIDKKAAMVSQTIRNMLTSPGGFSETEHGKVTFPEISTTILEKICQYFYWSLQYASGKETEFHIEPELTLELMMAANYLHT, from the exons ATGAAGAAGGAAGATACAGTCATGCTGATCAGCGCCGAGGGGTTTGAATTTGTCATCGACAAGAAAGCGGCTATGGTTTCTCAGACGATCCGCAACATGCTCACTTCTCCAG GTGGTTTTTCCGAAACGGAGCACGGAAAGGTGACTTTTCCGGAGATAAGCACCACCATTCTGGAGAAGATCTGCCAGTATTTTTACTGGTCTCTTCAATATGCTAG TGGCAAGGAGACTGAGTTCCACATTGAACCTGAGCTCACGCTGGAACTTATGATGGCCGCTAATTACCTACACACCTGA
- the LOC130993751 gene encoding uncharacterized protein LOC130993751 → MSTNLTVQKRNQVAQFILEGSKDGKPSKGRYKEAQLKFNISRATVFRLWAAAKKQQKNGDVIHLVSGKTTRLHAKHIELDLTLLVNMECTKRGSIRRLAQGLGASKSTVGRWVKSGKIRAHTSAIKPDLTATNKLLRLRFSLQSLELDRILNVIKFKDMHNTVHIDEKWFYITKGTHRYYLAPGEPEPYRSCKSKTFIGKIMFICAVTRPLIAENGEVLFDGKIGIFPFIERVPAKRNSRNRNAGTLETKPIESITREVYKAWLINEVVPAVMTKWPEGASKRIDIQQDNARPHILDNDPDFRAAASKNGFDIRLKQQPPNSPDCNVNDLGWFRAIQSLQVETACNTVDELLHAVTDSFNRLSPHTLNKVFLSLQSCLIEIMKFRGHNSYRVPHMGKEALRRADRLPVNLEVPVELIEACINHLNESGSSDGMTDIVQNLGLDIIESA, encoded by the exons ATGAGCACAAATCTAACAGTCCAGAAGAGGAATCAAGTTGCACAATTTATCCTTGAAGGCAGCAAGGATGGTAAGCCAAGTAAAGGCAGGTACAAGGAAGCACAATTGAAGTTCAACATCTCTCGAGCAACCGTCTTTCGACTATGGGCTGCtgcaaaaaaacaacaaaagaaTGGTGATGTAATACATCTTGTAAGTGGTAAAACAACTAGACTTCATGCGAAGCACATTGAACTTGATCTTACCTTGCTTGTGAATATGGAATGCACTAAGAGGGGAAGCATTAGAAGGCTAGCACAAGGGTTAGGGGCTAGTAAAAGCACTGTCGGGAGATGGGTGAAAAGTGGAAAAATCAGAGCACATACAAGTGCCATCAAACCCGATTTAACAGCCACAAATAAACTTTTGAGGTTGAGATTTTCACTCCAATCCTTAGAATTGGATAGAATACTCAACGTCATAAAGTTCAAGGATATGCATAACACCGTGCACattgatgagaaatggttttATATTACTAAGGGCACACATCGGTACTACTTGGCTCCGGGAGAGCCCGAGCCATATAGATCATGCAAAAGTAAGACATTCATTGGAAAGATCATGTTCATATGTGCTGTCACTAGACCATTGATTGCAGAAAATGGTGAAGTTCTGTTTGATGGAAAGATAGGGATCTTTCCATTCATAGAAAGGGTGCCAGCAAAGAGAAACAGTAGAAACAGAAATGCAGGCACGTTGGAGACGAAGCCAATAGAATCAATCACCCGGGAGGTGTATAAAGCTTGGCTAATCAATGAG GTAGTACCAGCAGTAATGACCAAGTGGCCAGAGGGAGCAAGCAAACGAATTGACATTCAGCAGGACAATGCAAGACCCCACATTCTAGACAATGATCCGGATTTCAGGGCTGCCGCAAGTAAAAATGGATTCGACATAAGACTCAAACAACAGCCACCAAACAGTCCAGATTGCAACGTGAACGACCTAGGGTGGTTTCGAGCAATACAATCATTGCAAGTGGAGACAGCATGCAACACCGTGGATGAATTACTACATGCAGTGACTGATTCATTCAATAGACTTTCACCTCACACACTAAACAAAGTTTTCCTTAGTCTTCAATCATGCTTGATAGAGATAATGAAGTTTAGAGGCCACAACAGTTATCGAGTACCTCATATGGGCAAGGAAGCACTAAGAAGGGCAGATCGCTTGCCAGTTAACCTAGAAGTGCCAGTGGAGCTTATTGAAGCATGCATAAATCATCTCAATGAAAGTGGAAGCAGTGATGGAATGACAGATATAGTGCAGAATCTGGGCCTAGACATAATCGAGAGTGCTTAG
- the LOC130993753 gene encoding syntaxin-related protein KNOLLE-like, producing MEVDDIVNGHENDIEHGRGKVVETVAEIHDRHDAAKEIERSLLELHQIFLDMAVMVEAQGEQMDDIEHHVVNATQYVDDGTKSLKVAKDHQRSSRRCLCIGIILLSI from the exons ATGGAAGTAGATGATATCGTGAATGGACATGAAAACGATATC GAGCACGGGAGGGGGAAGGTGGTGGAGACGGTGGCGGAGATACATGACCGGCACGACGCGGCGAAGGAGATCGAGAGGAGCCTGCTGGAGCTGCACCAGATATTCCTGGACATGGCGGTGATGGTGGAGGCGCAGGGGGAGCAGATGGACGACATCGAGCACCACGTCGTCAACGCGACGCAGTACGTCGACGACGGGACGAAGAGCCTCAAGGTGGCGAAGGATCACCAGAGGAGCAGCCGGCGGTGCTTGTGCATCGGAATCATACTGCTTTCCATTTGA
- the LOC130991973 gene encoding copper transporter 1-like, giving the protein MDHDMPGMMSPPPPAASGMSGHDHGGDSMMGSSMTHMTFFWGTDSEILFSGWPGTRTGMYVLALVLVFFLAFIIELLSSVLQRAGKAGPLLRTLVHGLRIGLAYLVMLALMSFNAGVFIVAVVGHSLGFFVFGSRVFNRFFADSDKVSYDNRVGC; this is encoded by the coding sequence ATGGATCACGACATGCCCGGCATGATGTCGCCGCCGCCACCGGCTGCCAGCGGCATGAGCGGCCATGATCATGGTGGTGATTCCATGATGGGGTCGTCCATGACACACATGACCTTCTTCTGGGGCACGGACTCCGAGATTCTCTTCTCGGGGTGGCCCGGGACCCGGACGGGGATGTACGTGTTGGCCCTCGTCTTGGTATTTTTCCTCGCCTTTATCATCGAGTTGCTTTCTAGTGTCCTACAGAGGGCCGGGAAAGCCGGCCCTCTGCTCCGGACCCTCGTGCATGGTCTAAGGATCGGGTTGGCTTATCTTGTTATGTTGGCGTTGATGTCGTTTAACGCCGGAGTTTTCATCGTTGCGGTCGTCGGGCATAGTTTAGGGTTTTTCGTGTTTGGAAGTAGGGTTTTCAACAGATTCTTTGCTGATTCGGACAAGGTTAGTTATGATAATCGGGTCGGTTGCTGA
- the LOC130991974 gene encoding uncharacterized protein LOC130991974 isoform X1, translating into MAFDCNSNHRKPLLFSDLFKNHRNSAPLEKEQHDAAIISASSSSPSSSSTQFLSSWDSSSSSGFSTPLRSDFGSSEGDDADFIAELTRQMAECMLDDDEHSAADNVYEVSGYENSGAVSSLKTESYSSSVSADDPTQPSIQVYELKNQPPVTKERSTRGRRVRRRSESAQPQQLQKTEQQYKQYRGIEWGGVGINGYSGSGMQAVFLGGSGTRIGSNGTGVFLPRDPTELKNKSGCSMVLMPTRVLQVLEKHFSRIQQDSIAPPPSGGSPKDEDEPTISSGPEVESPELEIQPPDADEMQLPHEWTY; encoded by the exons ATGGCTTTCGATTGCAACAGCAATCACCGCAAACCGCTGCTGTTTTCCGATTTATTCAAAAATCACCGAAACTCGGCGCCCCTGGAGAAGGAGCAGCACGACGCGGCGATAATATCCGCCTCCAGCTCTAGCCCTAGCTCCAGTTCGACTCAGTTCCTGTCGTCTTGGgactcctcctcctcctccgggTTCAGCACGCCGCTCCGCTCCGACTTCGGCTCGTCGGAGGGCGACGATGCCGATTTCATCGCCGAATTGACTCGCCAGATGGCCGAGTGTATGCTCGACGACGATGAACACTCCGCCGCCGATAACGTTTATGAG GTTAGTGGCTACGAAAACTCCGGCGCCGTTAGCAGTCTCAAAACCGAGTCGTACTCGAGTTCTGTTAGCGCCGACGATCCGACTCAGCCTAGTATTCAG GTTTATGAGTTGAAGAACCAGCCGCCGGTGACGAAGGAGCGTTCGACTCGGGGAAGACGAGTGAGGCGGAGGAGCGAGTCAGCTCAGCCGCAACAGTTGCAGAAAACAGAGCAGCAGTATAAGCAATACAGAGGCATAGAATGGGGAGGAGTTGGGATAAATGGATATTCCGGGTCGGGTATGCAAGCGGTTTTTCTTGGCGGATCCGGAACGAGAATCGGGTCTAATGGTACCGGAGTTTTCCTGCCCCGTGATCCGACTGAACTAAAAAACAAATCGg GTTGCTCTATGGTGTTGATGCCAACAAGAGTGCTTCAAGTTCTGGAGAAACATTTTAGCAGAATTCAACAAGATTCCATTGCCCCACCACCGAGTGGTGGGTCCCCCAAAG ATGAAGATGAACCTACAATATCAAGTGGGCCCGAGGTCGAATCACCAGAGTTGGAGATCCAACCTCCAGATGCCGACGAGATGCAACTGCCGCATGAATGGACGTACTAG
- the LOC130991974 gene encoding uncharacterized protein LOC130991974 isoform X2, protein MAFDCNSNHRKPLLFSDLFKNHRNSAPLEKEQHDAAIISASSSSPSSSSTQFLSSWDSSSSSGFSTPLRSDFGSSEGDDADFIAELTRQMAECMLDDDEHSAADNVYEVSGYENSGAVSSLKTESYSSSVSADDPTQPSIQVYELKNQPPVTKERSTRGRRVRRRSESAQPQQLQKTEQQYKQYRGIEWGGVGINGYSGSGMQAVFLGGSGTRIGSNGTGVFLPRDPTELKNKSANNLDLESFSWWDLSPLGKAESN, encoded by the exons ATGGCTTTCGATTGCAACAGCAATCACCGCAAACCGCTGCTGTTTTCCGATTTATTCAAAAATCACCGAAACTCGGCGCCCCTGGAGAAGGAGCAGCACGACGCGGCGATAATATCCGCCTCCAGCTCTAGCCCTAGCTCCAGTTCGACTCAGTTCCTGTCGTCTTGGgactcctcctcctcctccgggTTCAGCACGCCGCTCCGCTCCGACTTCGGCTCGTCGGAGGGCGACGATGCCGATTTCATCGCCGAATTGACTCGCCAGATGGCCGAGTGTATGCTCGACGACGATGAACACTCCGCCGCCGATAACGTTTATGAG GTTAGTGGCTACGAAAACTCCGGCGCCGTTAGCAGTCTCAAAACCGAGTCGTACTCGAGTTCTGTTAGCGCCGACGATCCGACTCAGCCTAGTATTCAG GTTTATGAGTTGAAGAACCAGCCGCCGGTGACGAAGGAGCGTTCGACTCGGGGAAGACGAGTGAGGCGGAGGAGCGAGTCAGCTCAGCCGCAACAGTTGCAGAAAACAGAGCAGCAGTATAAGCAATACAGAGGCATAGAATGGGGAGGAGTTGGGATAAATGGATATTCCGGGTCGGGTATGCAAGCGGTTTTTCTTGGCGGATCCGGAACGAGAATCGGGTCTAATGGTACCGGAGTTTTCCTGCCCCGTGATCCGACTGAACTAAAAAACAAATCGg CCAATAACCTTGATTTGGAATCTTTCTCGTGGTGGGATCTCTCTCCGTTGGGTAAAGCAGAAAGCAATTAA
- the LOC130993752 gene encoding uncharacterized protein LOC130993752: MVPANRKKKLSMDQKNCLAQFLLQNQQLDGTIRHKAQKEAAQMYGLTTRSVRRIWMEVKHQQSQGIPVHFQQRSRGIIHKDKWKIDEEKIRNLSVLERSTIRKMAKKLNVSKSLLGIWIKEKLIRPHTSAIKPALSKVNKLARLKFALSHLRFDDDTLKFQSMRNVIHIDEKWFFMTKTTDRYYLLPNEIEPHRSCQSKRFIQKVMFMSVVGRPHFSSEGECLFDGKYGIFPFTTQEPAKRKSKNRSKGTLETKAIQSITKEVIKACLINQIIPAIKAKWPTTEPKEIIIQQDNARPHILATDKDFIEAANTDGFKISLICQPPNSPDTNINDLGFFRAIQSLQDDKMANTVDDLLKNVLSSYQELTAHTLNNVFLTLQGCYIEILKVKGGNDYKIPHMKKGRLSRMGLLPECIEVPEVLVKESLEYLMLPENETGNNYDLSRLTTHYGY; this comes from the exons ATGGTACCAGCAAACAGGAAGAAGAAGTTGTCCATGGATCAAAAAAACTGTCTAGCACAATTCCTACTCCAAAATCAGCAGCTTGATGGAACTATACGTCACAAAGCTCAAAAAGAGGCTGCACAAATGTATGGATTAACCACAAGGTCAGTTAGAAGAATTTGGATGGAAGTAAAGCATCAACAATCTCAAGGTATTCCAGTGCATTTTCAGCAGAGAAGCAGAGGCATCATACATAAAGATAAGTGGAAAATTGATGAAGAGAAAATTAGAAACTTATCTGTTTTAGAGAGGTCTACTATCAGGAAGATGGCAAAAAAACTGAATGTAAGTAAGAGTTTGCTGGGCATTTGGATAAAAGAGAAGCTAATTAGGCCTCACACTAGTGCTATAAAACCAGCACTTAGTAAGGTAAACAAGCTTGCTAGACTCAAGTTTGCCTTGAGTCACTTGAGATTTGATGATGATACTTTGAAATTTCAATCTATGAGGAATGTAATCCACATAGATGAAAAATGGTTTTTCATGACAAAAACTACCGACAGATATTATCTCTTACCTAATGAGATAGAGCCACACAGATCATGTCAAAGTAAGAGGTTCATTCAGAAAGTTATGTTCATGTCCGTGGTTGGCAGGCCACACTTTTCTAGTGAAGGGGAATGCCTTTTTGATGGGAAATATGGCATTTTCCCATTCACAACGCAGGAGCCAGCAAAGAGAAAGTCAAAAAACAGGAGCAAAGGCACATTAGAGACAAAGGCCATTCAATCAATCACTAAAGAAGTGATAAAAGCTTGTTTAATCAATCAG ATTATTCCTGCCATCAAGGCTAAGTGGCCAACTACCGAGCCTAAGGAAATCATCATACAACAGGACAACGCAAGACCACACATCTTAGCAACTGACAAAGACTTCATTGAAGCAGCAAACACAGATGGGTTCAAGATTAGTTTGATTTGTCAACCACCAAACAGTCCAGATACAAATATCAACGACTTAGGGTTCTTTAGAGCCATACAGAGCTTACAAGATGACAAGATGGCAAACACAGTGGATGATCTATTGAAGAATGTGCTCTCATCATATCAAGAGTTAACAGCACACACTCTAAACAATGTCTTTCTAACCCTACAAGGCTGTTACATAGAAATCCTCAAGGTAAAAGGTGGGAATGATTATAAAATTCCACATATGAAGAAGGGAAGACTCTCAAGAATGGGGCTACTGCCAGAATGCATTGAAGTTCCTGAAGTGCTAGTTAAGGAGAGTTTGGAGTACCTTATGCTGCCAGAGAATGAAACAGGTAATAACTATGACCTCAGTAGACTCACAACTCATTATGGCTACTAA